In one window of uncultured Methanobrevibacter sp. DNA:
- a CDS encoding type I restriction-modification system subunit M, which yields MSNYQNSLESKLWAIADELRGNMDANEFKNYILGFIFYRYLSEKLEMHMNEELKEDELTFAEAWKKDDYKADLEEEGISSLGYFIEPQYLFSNIIENAKIDKFILEDLMKSLNYISNSSMGADSQDDFSNLFEDVDLNSSKLGRSDDDKNKLISKILLNLNDIDFKLDDDESDILGDAYEYLISQFASSAGKKAGEFYTPQEVSKILAKIVTLGKNKLKNVYDPTCGSGSLLLRVSKEAQIGDFYGQELNQTTYNLARMNMILHGVKYADFDIKQGDSLEYPQHIDTKFEAIVANPPFSAKWSSDKSFLDDERFSAYGKLAPKSKADYAFVQHMIYHLDENGTMGIVLPHGVLFRGAAEGVIRKYLIDEKNYLDAVIGLPANIFYGTSIPTVILVFKKCREDDADILFIDASKDFEKVKNQNKLRSQDIEKIVDTYAKREEIEKYSHKASLEEIEENDYNLNIPRYVDTFEEEEAIDLNEVVSELKKINEEMKEVDAEIKKYCDELGIQAPIFD from the coding sequence ATGTCAAATTATCAAAACAGTTTAGAAAGCAAACTCTGGGCAATAGCAGATGAGTTAAGAGGAAACATGGATGCAAATGAATTTAAAAATTATATTCTTGGATTTATTTTCTACAGGTACTTATCTGAAAAACTGGAAATGCACATGAATGAAGAATTAAAAGAAGATGAATTAACATTTGCAGAAGCTTGGAAAAAAGATGATTATAAAGCAGATTTGGAAGAAGAGGGAATTTCATCATTAGGATATTTCATTGAACCTCAATATTTATTTAGTAATATCATAGAAAATGCTAAAATTGATAAATTCATACTGGAAGATTTGATGAAATCTCTAAATTATATCAGTAACTCTTCAATGGGTGCTGACAGTCAAGATGACTTCAGCAATCTATTTGAAGATGTTGACTTGAATTCTTCAAAACTTGGAAGAAGTGATGATGATAAAAACAAACTGATTTCAAAAATCCTTTTAAACTTAAATGACATTGACTTTAAACTTGATGATGATGAATCAGATATTTTAGGAGATGCTTATGAATACTTAATAAGTCAGTTTGCATCTAGTGCCGGTAAAAAAGCTGGAGAATTCTATACTCCTCAGGAAGTATCAAAAATCCTTGCTAAAATTGTCACATTGGGAAAAAATAAGCTTAAAAACGTTTATGATCCAACATGTGGATCAGGTTCGTTACTTCTTCGAGTTTCAAAAGAAGCTCAAATTGGTGATTTCTATGGTCAGGAGTTAAATCAGACTACTTATAACCTTGCAAGAATGAATATGATTCTTCATGGGGTAAAATATGCTGATTTTGATATAAAACAGGGTGATTCATTAGAATATCCTCAACATATTGACACTAAATTTGAGGCTATTGTAGCCAATCCTCCATTTTCTGCAAAATGGTCTTCAGATAAATCATTTTTGGATGATGAAAGATTTTCCGCTTATGGTAAACTAGCACCAAAATCAAAGGCAGATTATGCATTTGTACAACACATGATTTATCACTTGGATGAAAATGGAACAATGGGAATCGTATTGCCTCATGGAGTATTATTCAGGGGAGCAGCAGAAGGAGTAATACGTAAATACTTGATTGATGAGAAAAACTACCTTGATGCTGTTATTGGACTTCCAGCAAATATATTCTATGGAACCAGTATACCTACTGTAATATTGGTATTTAAAAAATGTCGTGAAGACGATGCGGATATACTTTTCATTGATGCGAGCAAAGACTTTGAAAAAGTTAAAAATCAGAACAAACTAAGATCTCAAGATATTGAAAAAATTGTTGATACCTATGCAAAACGTGAAGAAATAGAGAAATATTCACATAAAGCCAGTTTGGAAGAGATTGAGGAAAATGATTATAATTTGAATATTCCAAGATATGTGGATACTTTTGAAGAAGAGGAAGCAATTGATTTGAATGAAGTTGTTTCAGAACTTAAAAAAATCAATGAAGAAATGAAAGAAGTTGATGCTGAAATTAAAAAGTATTGTGATGAATTAGGCATTCAAGCTCCAATATTTGACTGA
- a CDS encoding restriction endonuclease subunit S yields the protein MVEEKMVPKLRFGGFDDNFISARLSDVCEVKGRIGFRGYAKSDLVGENEGALTLGGKHIDSNDKLNLNDPDYLSWEKYEESPEIKVHTGDIILAQRGTLGQSALIDKEIGKATINPSMVLLKDFKINNVFLHYLLTTSKLKKEVIRKSSSTAVPMISQAEIKKLKIYYPNQTEQEKIANFFRIIDKKIRLLENKLKFYQNFKKYLMQQIFTQKLRFDFDEEWEIVRLKDIVERVTRKNTKLESNLALTISAEHGLIDQEKFFNKIVASKSLKNYYLIKNGEFAYNKSYSNGYPFGAIKRLNDYDMGALSTLYICFKPTNVDSDFLQEYFETTMWYKEIYSIAVEGARNHGLLNINVQDFFNTKHKIPQSIEEQQKIANLFKTINLKILNNNTELNEVIKFKKGLLQQMFV from the coding sequence ATGGTTGAAGAAAAAATGGTACCTAAACTACGATTTGGTGGATTTGATGATAATTTTATAAGTGCTAGATTAAGTGATGTTTGTGAGGTTAAAGGCAGAATTGGATTTAGAGGATATGCAAAATCAGATTTAGTTGGAGAAAATGAAGGTGCTTTAACATTAGGTGGAAAACACATTGATTCTAATGATAAATTAAATTTAAATGATCCTGATTATTTATCTTGGGAAAAATATGAGGAATCACCAGAAATTAAAGTCCATACTGGAGATATTATTCTAGCTCAACGAGGCACATTAGGACAATCTGCTTTAATCGATAAAGAAATTGGTAAAGCTACAATAAATCCTAGTATGGTTTTATTAAAGGATTTTAAGATAAATAATGTTTTTTTACATTATTTACTAACTACTTCAAAACTTAAAAAAGAAGTGATTAGAAAATCTTCTAGCACTGCTGTTCCAATGATTAGTCAAGCTGAAATAAAAAAACTGAAAATTTATTACCCTAATCAAACTGAACAAGAAAAAATTGCTAATTTCTTCAGAATAATTGATAAAAAAATTAGATTGTTGGAAAATAAACTTAAATTCTATCAAAATTTCAAAAAGTATTTGATGCAACAAATTTTCACACAGAAATTAAGATTTGATTTTGATGAGGAATGGGAAATAGTCCGATTAAAAGATATTGTTGAAAGAGTAACAAGAAAAAACACTAAGTTAGAATCAAATTTAGCATTAACAATCTCCGCGGAACATGGTTTAATTGATCAAGAAAAATTTTTTAATAAAATAGTTGCTAGTAAAAGTTTAAAAAATTATTATTTAATCAAAAATGGTGAATTTGCATATAATAAAAGTTATTCAAATGGATATCCATTTGGTGCAATTAAACGATTAAATGATTATGATATGGGAGCATTATCTACATTATATATCTGTTTTAAACCAACTAACGTTGATAGTGATTTCTTACAAGAATATTTTGAAACAACAATGTGGTATAAAGAAATATATTCAATTGCTGTAGAAGGTGCTAGAAATCATGGGTTATTAAATATTAATGTTCAAGATTTCTTTAATACGAAACACAAGATTCCTCAAAGTATTGAAGAACAACAAAAGATAGCAAATTTATTTAAAACAATTAATTTAAAAATTTTAAATAATAATACTGAATTAAATGAGGTTATAAAATTTAAAAAAGGTTTGCTCCAACAAATGTTTGTTTGA
- a CDS encoding restriction endonuclease subunit S encodes MSHIYQLRFSGFDEEWKSHQLGEISDVTKLAGFEFTEYVNYSDEGNIIALRGLNIKNNKLDLSDVKYIDNSDFTKLNRSKLYIGDLLFTYVGTIGEVALISENDKYYLAPNVCRIRCDEEVNPDLLKFYFNSILIKKEILKYVTKSSQPALSMENIRKFKIKLPSISEQEKIANFLITIDKKIELLEKKHDSYVNFKKYLMQQIFAQKLRIICFGIYSNICWSNPFLNSFVSSSCF; translated from the coding sequence TTGAGTCATATTTACCAACTACGATTTAGTGGATTTGATGAAGAATGGAAATCGCATCAATTAGGTGAAATTAGTGATGTTACAAAATTAGCTGGATTTGAATTCACAGAATATGTTAATTATTCTGATGAGGGCAATATTATTGCTTTAAGAGGATTAAACATTAAAAATAATAAATTAGACTTATCTGATGTCAAATATATTGATAATAGTGATTTTACTAAATTAAACAGAAGTAAGTTATATATTGGTGATTTATTATTTACATATGTTGGAACCATTGGTGAAGTTGCATTAATCTCAGAAAATGATAAATATTATTTAGCACCTAATGTATGTAGAATAAGATGTGATGAAGAGGTTAATCCTGATTTACTTAAATTTTATTTTAATTCTATATTAATTAAAAAAGAAATACTAAAATATGTTACTAAAAGCTCCCAACCAGCTTTATCTATGGAAAATATTAGAAAATTCAAAATTAAACTTCCATCTATTTCAGAACAAGAAAAAATTGCTAATTTTTTAATTACTATTGATAAAAAGATAGAATTATTGGAAAAGAAACACGATTCATATGTAAACTTCAAAAAATATTTGATGCAACAGATTTTCGCACAGAAATTAAGAATTATCTGCTTTGGCATATATTCAAACATTTGTTGGAGCAATCCTTTTTTAAATTCATTTGTTTCATCAAGTTGTTTTTGA
- a CDS encoding restriction endonuclease subunit S translates to MQHQILRFSGFDDEWKSVKLGDILTFYSTNSFSREKLNYEQGNVKNIHYGDIHTKFPTILSVHDNKDIPFINNDIDLSKYKDSQYLQDGDLIIADASEDYADIGKAIEVKDINDEKVLAGLHTILARDEKNITINGFKGYLFLTDDLKTNIKRIANGISVLGISKNNLSKLSVNIPSKSEQQNIVNLFSFIDKKIELLEHKYEDYQNFKKYLMQQIFAQKLIDATDFRTEIKI, encoded by the coding sequence ATACAGCATCAAATACTACGATTTAGCGGATTTGATGATGAATGGAAATCGGTTAAATTGGGTGATATTTTAACATTTTATTCTACAAATTCATTTTCAAGAGAAAAATTGAATTATGAACAGGGAAATGTTAAAAACATACATTATGGCGATATTCACACTAAATTCCCAACAATATTATCTGTTCATGATAATAAGGATATTCCTTTTATTAACAATGACATAGATTTGTCTAAATACAAAGATAGTCAATATTTACAAGATGGGGATTTAATTATTGCTGATGCTTCAGAAGATTATGCTGATATTGGAAAAGCTATTGAAGTTAAAGATATTAATGATGAAAAAGTGTTAGCCGGTTTGCATACAATTTTAGCTCGTGATGAAAAAAATATAACAATTAATGGTTTTAAAGGTTATCTATTTTTAACAGATGATTTAAAAACAAATATTAAACGAATTGCAAACGGAATTTCGGTGTTGGGAATAAGTAAGAATAATTTATCTAAATTAAGTGTTAATATTCCTTCTAAGAGTGAACAACAGAATATTGTAAATTTATTTTCATTTATTGATAAAAAAATTGAATTATTGGAACATAAATATGAGGATTATCAGAATTTCAAGAAGTACTTGATGCAACAGATTTTCGCACAGAAATTAATTGATGCAACAGATTTTCGCACAGAAATTAAGATTTAA
- the xerA gene encoding site-specific tyrosine recombinase/integron integrase, giving the protein MKNILINLIKTKMKYYLNESQISELNHALESVLNDFEVIKKDKNLTIDESKENHDLVVNFLSAKQIEGCSERTIAYYKTTIFKMLGSINLKIENITTDDLRKYLSDYKDQTTASKSTIDNIRRVLSSFFSWLEDEDYILKNPVRRIHKIKTRKVVKEVLSDENFEILRDNCSNIRDLAMIELLASTGIRVGELVNLNIDDVLFNERECVVLGKGDSERIVYFDAKTKIHLQKYLASRKDHNPALFVSFKKPYNRLGINGVERRIRELGREANIKKVHPHKFRRTMATNAIDKGMPIEQVQKLLGHVQIDTTMQYAMVNQSNVKIAHRKFIG; this is encoded by the coding sequence ATGAAAAATATTTTAATTAATTTAATTAAAACTAAAATGAAATATTATTTAAATGAATCTCAAATATCTGAACTTAATCATGCTCTTGAATCAGTATTAAATGATTTTGAGGTTATTAAAAAGGATAAGAATTTAACAATTGATGAATCAAAAGAAAATCATGATTTGGTGGTTAATTTTCTTTCAGCTAAACAAATTGAGGGATGTTCAGAAAGAACTATTGCTTATTATAAAACAACTATTTTCAAGATGTTGGGTTCAATTAATTTAAAAATTGAAAACATCACTACTGATGATTTGAGAAAATATTTGTCTGACTATAAAGACCAAACTACTGCATCTAAATCAACTATTGACAATATACGTCGTGTTCTTTCAAGTTTTTTCAGTTGGCTTGAAGATGAGGATTATATTCTTAAAAATCCTGTTCGAAGAATTCATAAGATTAAAACCAGAAAGGTTGTTAAAGAAGTTTTATCGGATGAAAATTTTGAGATTTTAAGGGACAATTGCAGCAACATTAGGGATTTGGCAATGATTGAGCTTTTGGCTTCAACTGGTATACGTGTGGGTGAGCTAGTTAATTTGAATATTGATGATGTTTTATTTAATGAACGGGAATGTGTAGTATTGGGTAAAGGAGACTCTGAACGTATTGTTTACTTTGATGCTAAAACAAAAATTCATCTGCAAAAATATCTGGCGTCAAGAAAAGATCATAATCCTGCATTATTCGTGTCATTTAAAAAACCTTACAATAGACTTGGGATTAATGGAGTCGAGAGGAGAATACGTGAACTTGGCAGGGAGGCCAATATTAAAAAAGTGCATCCTCATAAATTCAGAAGAACAATGGCGACTAATGCAATCGATAAGGGAATGCCGATTGAACAGGTTCAAAAGTTATTGGGTCATGTACAGATTGACACTACTATGCAGTATGCAATGGTTAATCAGAGTAATGTGAAAATAGCTCATAGGAAGTTCATAGGGTAA
- a CDS encoding class I SAM-dependent methyltransferase has product MVAEKITQCMKPHGEEGYETIENMNENHQEISEYAFECLEVGKNDRILDIGCGGGVNIEKFLKLTSNSVDGLDYSEVSVAASIRQNQDAVDNERCKIMQADVCDMPIDDESYDLASAFETVYFWPEIRKTFKEVARIIKPGGQFMIALGTDGNHPDDEKWLATVEGMSVYTPEELEEYLLDAGFKSVKSSVKPNDYILVVIAQK; this is encoded by the coding sequence ATGGTAGCGGAAAAGATCACTCAATGCATGAAACCCCACGGAGAAGAGGGCTACGAGACCATTGAAAACATGAACGAGAACCATCAGGAAATCTCCGAATATGCATTCGAATGCCTTGAAGTTGGCAAAAACGACAGGATATTGGACATCGGTTGCGGCGGCGGAGTAAACATTGAAAAGTTTTTAAAGCTTACTTCAAACAGTGTTGACGGACTTGACTATTCCGAAGTATCAGTTGCCGCATCAATAAGACAAAACCAGGATGCGGTGGACAATGAAAGATGTAAAATCATGCAGGCCGATGTGTGCGACATGCCGATTGACGATGAAAGCTATGATTTGGCATCTGCCTTTGAAACCGTTTACTTCTGGCCAGAAATAAGGAAAACATTCAAGGAAGTGGCAAGAATAATCAAACCAGGAGGACAGTTCATGATAGCTCTTGGAACCGACGGCAACCATCCCGATGATGAAAAATGGCTGGCCACAGTTGAGGGAATGAGCGTATACACTCCGGAGGAACTGGAAGAATATCTTCTTGATGCAGGTTTCAAGAGTGTGAAAAGTAGCGTTAAGCCAAATGATTATATTCTGGTAGTTATTGCTCAAAAATAA
- a CDS encoding ABC transporter substrate-binding protein encodes MDNKVIAIIIAIIVIVIAGGYFLLGGSGDTVTIGYLPSDHDAALFVADAQGKYKENGINTKLVQFNNGGDLMTAMASGEVDVGYVGITPVLSSIAKGVPVKVISAAQTEGSGIVVAKDSGINDVSDLAGKKIATPGEASIQHMLLTYYLEQNGMKISDLKVSAMKVPSMNDALKTGKIDGMITFEPYVTIAEKNGATVLAGSKDILPEHPCCVVVATDKFLENKPNETQKILEIHENATKFINEKPDEAAEMLPSDIVSDVEVEKTSMASFPFISGLNDTYKQDVMDFMNLEVKLGVLKDPLSQDKIFWKGS; translated from the coding sequence ATGGATAATAAAGTTATCGCAATTATTATTGCAATTATCGTTATTGTTATTGCCGGAGGATATTTCCTTTTGGGAGGTTCAGGCGATACTGTAACAATCGGGTATCTGCCTTCTGATCACGATGCGGCATTGTTTGTTGCAGACGCTCAGGGCAAATACAAGGAAAATGGAATCAATACCAAACTGGTACAGTTCAACAATGGTGGAGATTTGATGACTGCAATGGCAAGCGGTGAAGTTGATGTGGGTTATGTTGGAATCACACCGGTTCTTTCATCAATTGCCAAAGGAGTTCCGGTCAAGGTAATTTCCGCCGCACAGACTGAAGGGTCAGGAATCGTCGTTGCCAAAGACTCAGGAATTAACGATGTTTCCGATTTGGCTGGCAAAAAGATAGCAACACCGGGTGAGGCTTCAATCCAGCACATGCTGTTGACCTACTACCTTGAGCAGAATGGAATGAAAATCTCTGATTTGAAGGTTTCAGCAATGAAGGTTCCTTCAATGAATGATGCTCTCAAAACCGGAAAGATTGACGGTATGATAACATTTGAGCCTTATGTGACTATTGCTGAGAAAAACGGTGCTACCGTCCTTGCAGGTTCAAAGGACATACTGCCTGAGCATCCATGCTGTGTTGTTGTGGCAACAGACAAGTTCCTTGAAAACAAGCCGAACGAGACCCAAAAGATATTGGAAATCCATGAAAACGCAACAAAATTCATTAATGAAAAACCTGATGAGGCTGCGGAAATGCTTCCAAGTGACATTGTAAGTGATGTTGAGGTTGAAAAGACTTCAATGGCAAGTTTCCCATTCATATCAGGTTTGAATGATACCTACAAACAGGATGTAATGGACTTTATGAACCTGGAAGTTAAGTTGGGTGTTTTAAAAGATCCTTTATCACAGGATAAGATTTTCTGGAAAGGCAGTTAA